In Pseudomonas sp. ADAK2, the genomic window GATCGTTCCCACGCTCCGCGTGGGAATGCATCCCGTGACGCTCTGCGTCACATCCAACAGCGGAACGCGGAGCGTCCCTGGCGGCATTCCCACGCAGAGCATGGGAACGATCAGTCGAACCGGATCAGCTCAATTCAAGCCAGATCGGCGCATGATCCGACGGTTTTTCCATCGCACGCAAATCGTAATCCACCCCGGCGTCCTTCACCCGTGGCATCAAGCCGTGGGAGGCCATGATCACGTCAATCCGCAGCCCGCGTTTTGGCTCGTCTTCAAACCCGCGACTGCGGTAGTCGAACCAGCTGAAACGATCGGCCACGTCCGGGTTCAAGTGACGGAAACTGTCCACCAGGCCCCAGTTCTTCAGGCGCGCCATCCACTCGCGTTCTTCCGGCAGGAAGCTGCACTTGCCGGTTTTCAGCCAGCGTTTCATGTTGTCCGGGCCGATGCCGATGTCGCAGTCTTCCGGGGAAATGTTCACGTCGCCCATCACCACCAGCGGCTGCTCGTTGGTGAACTGGCTTTCCAGCAGCTGCTGTAAATCGTTGTAGAAACGCTGCTTGGCCGGGAATTTAGTCGGGTGATCGCGGCTTTCGCCCTGGGGGAAATAGCCGTTCATGATCGTCACCGGCACGCCATTGGCGTCGGCGAACGTGCCCCAGATGAAGCGCCGTTGAGCGTCTTCTTCATCGGTGGCAAAGCCTTTATGCAGGGCAATCGGTTCCTGGCGCGAGAGCAGGGCAACGCCGTAATGACCCTTTTGCCCGTGAAAATACACGTGGTAGCCCAGGGCCTGGACCTCGGCCAGCGGGAACTGGTCGTCGTGGACCTTGGTTTCCTGCAGGCCGATGACGTCCGGTTGATGCTTTTCAATCAGCGCCGCCAGCTGATGCGGGCGAGCGCGCAGCCCGTTGATGTTGAAGGAGACGATCTTCATGGTCGGCAGTCCTGGCAAAAGGGCGATGCTAGCTGACATGTAGGAATGGGGCCAGTGTTGGGGTGAGGGGATTCGTGTTTGGCGGTCGGTTATGGTCTATACCTGTGTGGGATCGGTCTGCTCCACGCCGCAACACTGATTCGGATCAGAAAGGAACTGTGCCAGCGCTATAGGCTCGTAACCAGAAGAGTGCCGTCATTTGAACGGTGCCCCGGGGAGAATTACCGATATGCCTGAAACCTCGACCGCCATCGCCGATATCCACATGCTCGACAGCGGCTACTCCCGCGAAGCGCGCTCCTTGCTGTATCAGGCTTACCGCCACGAGCCGACCTTCGGCTACCTGTTCGAAGCCGAGCGCCCCGGATACGAACAACGGGTGCGCGCCACCGTGCGCGAACTGGTCAAACAACATTTTCTCCAGGATTTGCCGGCCATTGGCCTGCTGGTCAACGACCGCTTGATCGGCATCGCCCTGATCGCGCCGCCGCAACGCCGTTTGGGCATCACCGAAAGCTGGGCCTGGCGCCTGCGCATGGTGCTCAGCACCGGTTTTCGCTGCACCCGGCGCTACCTCGAATACCACGAAGCCGTCAGCGCCTGCGCGCCTTCCGATGCGGTGCACGTACTGCCATTGCTGGGGATTCACCCGCAATTCCAGGGCAAACACTTCGGCGAACAACTGCTGCAAGCCGTCCACAACTGGTGCGCCGTGGATGAAAACTCTCAAGGCGTGATCCTCGACACCGGGAATCCTCGTTATCTGGAGTTCTATAAGCGTCAGGGCTATGAGGAAATCGGCGAAGTGGCGGTAGGACCGATCCGCGAGCATGTGTTTTTTCACGCCAATCCGCAGGTGTTACAAACCGCAACGGCATAAAGGTAGAACTTTCACCGCACGCCAGGCTCTATCACGCTCCCAAGCTCGTGATAGCATCCGCGCCTATGAAGTTTCCAGGAAGATTTACCAGTGGCGTGCTCATGCTGTTATCCAGCTGCACGGCACTGGCGCAAAGTGAATTGGCTGTGCGGATCAAACCGTCCAACGATGAACTGAAAGCCAATATAGAGGGCTATATCGGCAGCCTCGGCGATCGTGACGAAGAAGCTTTGCTGCGCTTCAGTCGCGGCGCCGAAGAACAGGCGCGCAAGGCCGCCCAGGCCTTGGGTTATTACCAGCCGCAGATCGACAGCGAAGTGAAGGGCGGCAAGACCCCGCGCCTGACCCTGAACATCGACCCCGGCGAACCGATCCATTTGCGCAACGTCACCGTGCGCATCGACGGGCCCGCCGCCTCACTCAAATCCTTTCGCAAGCCGCCGCCGGAATTGCTCAAGCCGGGCGCGGTGCTCAATCACGGTCACTACGAAGACGCCAAGCGCCTGATCCAGAACCAGGCCTCGCGCTTCGGCTTTTTCAGCGGACGCTTCACCAGCCAGAAACTATTGGTGGACCCGCGTGCCGGCGTCGCCGACGTCGAACTGAGCTACGACAGCGGCCCGCGCTACGCCCTGGGCAAAGTCACGTTCGAAGGCGACACGCCGTTCGACGAAGACCTGCTGCAACGCATGGTCCCATTCAAGGCTGGCGCGCCATACGACTCGGAACTGATCGCCGAACTCAATCAGGCGCTGCAATCGAGCGGCTATTTCGAAGGCGTGCGCGTGGACGCGGCACCGACCGCGTCCAAGGACGACGTGATTCCGGTCGCGGTCAAACTCGACACCCGCAAGCCGCGCACCATGGGCCTCGGTCTGGGCTATTCCACCGACGTCGGCCCGCGCATCAAGGCCAACTGGACCCGGCACTGGGTCAACCCGCAAGGCGACAGCTATGGCTGGGAAGCCGAACTGTCGGCGCCACGGCAGAACGTCGGGGTGTTCTACGACATTCCTCTGGACCCGCCGCTCACCGACAAACTGCGCTGGGCCGCCGGCTATCAATATGAAGAAATCGCCGACACCGACAGCCTGAGCAAGCTGCTGACCCTCGGCCCCGAGTGGCACAGCAAGTTGCCCAGCGGCTGGCAACGGGTGGTGTCGCTGAAATGGCAACGCGAGGAATACACCCTCGGCGATGACTCGGGCCTGAGCACGTTGCTGATGCCGGGCGTCAGTTATTCCTATCTGAAAAGCGACAACCGCATCGACCCGCACAACGGCTATCGCCTGACTTTCGAAACCAAAGTCGCCAAGGAAGGACTGGGGTCGGACACCAACCTGCTTTACGGCACCGCGCTGGTCAAAGGCCTGACCACGGTGTTCGATAAACACCGTTTCCTCGGGCGGGTGCAGGTCGGCGGCAGCGCCACCAACGGCTACAAATCGGTGCCGCCGTCCCTGCGCTTCTTCGCTGGCGGCGATCAGAGCGTGCGCGGTTACGACTACCAGAGCCTGTCCCCGGAAAACTCCGAGGGCGACCGCATCGGCGGCCGCTACATGATTGCCGGCAGCGTCGAATATCAATATTCCATCGCCGAAAAATGGCGAGTCGCGACGTTCATCGACCAGGGCAACTCCTTCAACACACTCGAACTGCCGAACCTCAAGACCGGCGTCGGTATCGGCGTGCGCTGGGTCTCGCCGGTGGGGCCGATCCGCCTCGACCTGGCCCATGCGATGGATGACGACGGCGGCATTCGACTGCACTTTTCCATGGGGCCTGAGCTGTGAAGCGTGGTTTGAAAATATCGCTGTTGGCGATTTTGTCGTTGCTGATGCTGATCGTATTGGCAGTGGCCACGGTGCTGGGCACGGCGACCGGCAGTCGCTGGGCGCTGGGGTTTGTACCGGGTCTGACGGTGGATAATTTCCAGGGTCGCTTGGGCGGGCAGTGGAGCGCCGATCATCTGTTGTGGCAGCAGGACAGCAGCCGGGTTGAGCTGAACAAGGTGATTTTCGCCTGGTCGCCGCTGTGCCTGATGCGCATGACCCTGTGCATCGAGCAATTGCAGGCCGATCAGGTCAGCCTGCAATTCCCGCCGGGTGCCGAGGAGGAAGGCAGCGGCCCGATTAAACTTCCGGACCTGAAACTGCCGCTGGCGATCGAGCTGGGCGACGTCAAGGTCGGCAGCCTGCTGTTCAACGGCAGCGAAGAACTCAAGGGCCTGCAACTGGCGGCGCACTGGAGCGAAAAGGGGATGCAGATTGATTCGGTGCAATTGCAGCGTGACGACCTGAGCCTGAACCTCTCCGGCTCGCTGCAACCCGGCGGTAACTGGCCGTTGAGTGCCGAAGGCAAACTGACCCTGGCCACCCCCGCGCCGTGGACCCTGGCCTTGAAAATCGATGGCGACCTGCTGAAAACCCTGAACCTCAAGGCCGACAGCAGCGGTTACCTCGACGGGCAGCTGACTGGCGAGCTGCAACCGCTGGCGGAAAACCTGCCGGCCAAGGTGCGGATCACCGCTGACGGCTTCAAGCCTGCCGCCGATCTGCCGGACACCCTGCAACTCAATCAGCTTGAACTCACCGGCGAAGGCGACCTGAAAAACGGTTATCAATTGCTGGGTAAAGCCACGTTGCCTGCCGAACAAGGCCCGGTCGCGCTGTTGCTGCAAGGCAAGGTCGACGCCAAGGGCGCGCAGATCGCCGGCCTCGACCTGACCGCCAACGACAAGCAAAGCCTCAAGCTCACCGGCAACCTCGACTGGAGCCAAGGCCTCAGCGCCCAAGCGAAGATCGACTGGCTGGACTTCCCGTGGCACCGCCTCTATCCGCTGATCGACGAGCCGCAAGTGGCGTTGCGCAGCTTCAACGGCGAAGTCTCCTACACCGACGGCAAATACCTCGGCAACTTTAAAGCAGCACTCGACGGCCCGGCTGGCGCGTTCAGCCTGAGCAGCCCGTTC contains:
- a CDS encoding GNAT family N-acetyltransferase, producing MPETSTAIADIHMLDSGYSREARSLLYQAYRHEPTFGYLFEAERPGYEQRVRATVRELVKQHFLQDLPAIGLLVNDRLIGIALIAPPQRRLGITESWAWRLRMVLSTGFRCTRRYLEYHEAVSACAPSDAVHVLPLLGIHPQFQGKHFGEQLLQAVHNWCAVDENSQGVILDTGNPRYLEFYKRQGYEEIGEVAVGPIREHVFFHANPQVLQTATA
- a CDS encoding autotransporter assembly complex protein TamA, whose protein sequence is MKFPGRFTSGVLMLLSSCTALAQSELAVRIKPSNDELKANIEGYIGSLGDRDEEALLRFSRGAEEQARKAAQALGYYQPQIDSEVKGGKTPRLTLNIDPGEPIHLRNVTVRIDGPAASLKSFRKPPPELLKPGAVLNHGHYEDAKRLIQNQASRFGFFSGRFTSQKLLVDPRAGVADVELSYDSGPRYALGKVTFEGDTPFDEDLLQRMVPFKAGAPYDSELIAELNQALQSSGYFEGVRVDAAPTASKDDVIPVAVKLDTRKPRTMGLGLGYSTDVGPRIKANWTRHWVNPQGDSYGWEAELSAPRQNVGVFYDIPLDPPLTDKLRWAAGYQYEEIADTDSLSKLLTLGPEWHSKLPSGWQRVVSLKWQREEYTLGDDSGLSTLLMPGVSYSYLKSDNRIDPHNGYRLTFETKVAKEGLGSDTNLLYGTALVKGLTTVFDKHRFLGRVQVGGSATNGYKSVPPSLRFFAGGDQSVRGYDYQSLSPENSEGDRIGGRYMIAGSVEYQYSIAEKWRVATFIDQGNSFNTLELPNLKTGVGIGVRWVSPVGPIRLDLAHAMDDDGGIRLHFSMGPEL
- the xthA gene encoding exodeoxyribonuclease III, producing MKIVSFNINGLRARPHQLAALIEKHQPDVIGLQETKVHDDQFPLAEVQALGYHVYFHGQKGHYGVALLSRQEPIALHKGFATDEEDAQRRFIWGTFADANGVPVTIMNGYFPQGESRDHPTKFPAKQRFYNDLQQLLESQFTNEQPLVVMGDVNISPEDCDIGIGPDNMKRWLKTGKCSFLPEEREWMARLKNWGLVDSFRHLNPDVADRFSWFDYRSRGFEDEPKRGLRIDVIMASHGLMPRVKDAGVDYDLRAMEKPSDHAPIWLELS